The Cellulophaga lytica DSM 7489 nucleotide sequence GACAGTACAATTATTGAAACAACATCTGGTAATACAGGTTTTAGTATTGCAATGGCAAGTATTGTTAAAGGATACAAATGTATATTAGCAGTAAGTTCTAAATCATCTCCAGATAAAATAGATATGTTGCGCTCTATGGGAGCACAAGTATATGTTTGTCCTGCGCACGTAAGTGCAGATGATCCTCGTTCTTATTATGAGGTTGCTAAAAGGTTACACAGAGAAACAGAAGGTTCAATATACATTAATCAATATTTTAATGAACTTAATAGAGCTGCACATTACGCTTCTACAGGGCCAGAAATTTGGGAACAAACAAATGGCAATATTACCCATTTAGTTGCATGTAGTGGTACAGGTGGTACTATTTCTGGTACAGCAAAGTATTTAAAAGAGCAAAACCCAAATGTAAAAGTTATTGGAGTAGATGCTTTTGGGTCTGTATTAAAAAAATACCATGAAACACGTGAGTTTGATGCTAATGAAATTTACCCTTACCGTATAGAAGGTTTAGGTAAAAATTTAATACCAGGAGCAACAGATTTTGATGTTATAGATAAATTTGTAAAAGTTACAGATGAAGAAAGCGCACATACTGCAAGACAAATTTCTGGTACAGAAGGTTTGTTTGTTGGGTACACTAGTGGTGCTGCAATGCAAGCTGTAAAACAATTACATGCAGATGGTGAATTTGATGCCAATAGTAAAGTAGTTGTTATATTTCCTGATCACGGATCTAGATATATGAGTAAAATTTATAGTGATGAATGGATGGAGGCACAAGGGTTTTTAAATGCTGTTGTAGAACAGGAAAAGCCAGAAATTCAATTTGTTAAGTAAAAAACTTAGAAAATATAAAATAAAAAAGCAATGAATTTTAGTTCATTGTTTTTTTTTGTTCATAAAATTGTTATGAAACCTTGCTGAAATTCTGTACTTTTGCAGACAGCCAAAATAGCTTAGATGAGAGATTTATTTGATAGAATACTAGCGAACAAAGGACCATTAGGAAAATGGGCATCGCAAGCAGAGGGATATTTTGTTTTCCCTAAATTAGAAGGAACTATTTCTAATAGAATGAAATTCCAAGGGAAAGAAGTAATTACTTGGAGTGTTAACGATTATTTAGGTTTAGCAAACCACCCAGAAGTGCGTAAAGTAGATGCACAAGCAGCAGCAGATTATGGTTCTGCTTACCCAATGGGAGCACGTATGATGTCTGGACACACAGACTTACACGAACAATTACAAAATGAGTTGGCTGAATTTGTTAAAAAAGATGCAGCTTACTTATTAAACTTTGGTTACCAAGGTATGGTATCTACTATAGATGCGTTGGTTTCTAAAGATGATATTATAGTTTATGATGTAGACTCGCACGCATGTATTATTGATGGTGTACGTTTGCATATGGGTAAACGTTTTACTTACAAGCATAATGACGTTGAGAGTTTAGAAAAAAACTTAGAGCGTGCTACTAAAATGGCAGAACAAACTGGTGGAGGTATTTTAGTTATCTCTGAAGGTGTTTTTGGTATGCGTGGTGAGCAAGGTAAATTAAAAGAGATTGTAGCTTTAAAGAAAAAGTACAACTTTAGGTTTT carries:
- a CDS encoding PLP-dependent cysteine synthase family protein encodes the protein MENKINAYNNVLELIGNTPLIKINNVTNSFKGEYYAKVEAFNPGHSAKDRIAIHIIEEAERKGLLHEDSTIIETTSGNTGFSIAMASIVKGYKCILAVSSKSSPDKIDMLRSMGAQVYVCPAHVSADDPRSYYEVAKRLHRETEGSIYINQYFNELNRAAHYASTGPEIWEQTNGNITHLVACSGTGGTISGTAKYLKEQNPNVKVIGVDAFGSVLKKYHETREFDANEIYPYRIEGLGKNLIPGATDFDVIDKFVKVTDEESAHTARQISGTEGLFVGYTSGAAMQAVKQLHADGEFDANSKVVVIFPDHGSRYMSKIYSDEWMEAQGFLNAVVEQEKPEIQFVK
- a CDS encoding aminotransferase class I/II-fold pyridoxal phosphate-dependent enzyme; protein product: MRDLFDRILANKGPLGKWASQAEGYFVFPKLEGTISNRMKFQGKEVITWSVNDYLGLANHPEVRKVDAQAAADYGSAYPMGARMMSGHTDLHEQLQNELAEFVKKDAAYLLNFGYQGMVSTIDALVSKDDIIVYDVDSHACIIDGVRLHMGKRFTYKHNDVESLEKNLERATKMAEQTGGGILVISEGVFGMRGEQGKLKEIVALKKKYNFRFLVDDAHGFGTLGKTGAGAGEEQGVQDEIDVYFATFAKSLASTGAFIAADQEIIDYLKYNLRSQMFAKSLQMQLVVGALKRLDMLRTMPELKNKLWENVNALQSGLKERGFDIGTTTSCVTPVFLNGSIPEAMALVRDLRENYGIFCSIVVYPVIPKGLILLRMIPTTSHTLEDVNETLNAFDAIRERLTNGTYKRLSAAVAAAMGE